One Sphingomonas endolithica DNA segment encodes these proteins:
- the gnd gene encoding phosphogluconate dehydrogenase (NAD(+)-dependent, decarboxylating) produces MKIGIIGLGRMGGNIARRLMRAGHETVVFDRNAPAVEALAGDGAVAAASLEDMKTKLDSPAIYWVMLPAGAPTEDTIETIRGFASAGDIIIDGGNSFYKDDIRRAKHLAESGIRYVDVGTSGGVWGLDRGYCMMVGGEKAAIDHIDPMLAALAPGVGTIPRTPNRMENDGEDHRAEQGYIHAGPAGAGHFVKMVHNGIEYGLMQAYAEGFDILKGKSSDKLPEDERFDLNLTDIAEVWRRGSVISSWLLDLSAIALANDMNLEQFSGNVADSGEGQWTIDAAMEEKVPANVLTAALFARYRSRVDHTFGDKLLSAMRYGFGGHVEMPQ; encoded by the coding sequence ATGAAGATCGGTATCATCGGCCTCGGCCGGATGGGCGGCAACATCGCGCGGCGGCTGATGCGCGCAGGGCATGAGACGGTGGTGTTCGATCGCAATGCGCCGGCAGTCGAGGCTCTGGCGGGTGACGGCGCCGTCGCCGCAGCCTCGCTGGAGGACATGAAAACCAAGCTCGACAGCCCGGCGATCTACTGGGTGATGCTGCCGGCGGGCGCGCCGACCGAGGACACGATCGAGACGATCCGCGGTTTCGCCAGCGCGGGCGACATCATCATCGATGGCGGCAATTCCTTCTACAAGGACGATATCCGCCGCGCCAAGCATCTGGCGGAAAGCGGTATCCGGTACGTCGATGTCGGCACCTCGGGCGGCGTATGGGGTCTGGATCGCGGCTATTGCATGATGGTCGGCGGCGAAAAGGCGGCGATCGACCATATCGATCCGATGCTGGCGGCACTCGCGCCGGGCGTGGGCACCATCCCGCGCACGCCGAACCGGATGGAGAATGACGGCGAGGATCACCGCGCCGAGCAGGGCTATATCCATGCCGGCCCGGCGGGTGCCGGGCATTTCGTCAAGATGGTGCACAACGGCATCGAATACGGCCTGATGCAGGCCTATGCCGAGGGCTTCGACATCCTGAAGGGCAAGTCGTCCGATAAGCTGCCCGAGGACGAGCGTTTCGATCTCAACCTGACCGACATCGCCGAAGTGTGGCGGCGCGGCAGCGTGATCTCGTCCTGGCTGCTCGATCTTTCGGCGATCGCACTCGCCAACGACATGAACCTCGAACAGTTCAGCGGCAACGTCGCGGATTCGGGCGAGGGGCAGTGGACGATCGACGCGGCGATGGAGGAGAAAGTCCCAGCCAACGTGCTGACCGCGGCGCTTTTCGCGCGCTACCGCAGCCGGGTGGATCATACGTTCGGCGACAAGTTGCTGTCGGCGATGCGCTACGGCTTTGGCGGGCATGTCGAGATGCCGCAGTGA
- a CDS encoding efflux transporter outer membrane subunit encodes MAMLLVSACIGPRPAAPAATAIVAPPAWRTALGPGAPIRADWWSAFGDPVLTALVERALANNPDLGSAVARIEEARAAERLSRAQLLPSIGGTLPASDARAVNAFGVPGTNFGAQPGLTASYDLDLFGRLRQARGAARAQLLASEGASDTVRLGIASSVASGYITLRALDARLAVARDTLAARGEGLRIARRRAQTGYTSNLELHQAEGEYHATEQLVPQTLLAIARQENALSLLLGDAPAASARGVALDRFATPAIPDGLPADLLRRRPDLFQAEQTLVAADRTLDSARAALLPNVGLTGSAGLVLSTALSNPVGVFSLGASVLSPIFDGGRLRSQADITVARRDQAAFAYRRAALVAFREVDDSLAGARRLGEQAVAITAQRDALAAALRNAANRYRAGYSSYLDQLDTQRGLLTAELALVQARADRLTAYVALYQAFGGGWSEGDIAAVRR; translated from the coding sequence ATGGCGATGCTTCTGGTGTCGGCCTGTATCGGCCCGCGCCCTGCCGCACCGGCCGCAACTGCCATCGTCGCGCCACCCGCCTGGCGCACTGCGCTCGGACCGGGTGCGCCGATCCGGGCCGATTGGTGGTCGGCGTTCGGCGACCCGGTATTGACCGCGCTGGTCGAGCGCGCGCTGGCCAACAATCCCGATCTCGGTTCGGCCGTGGCGCGAATCGAGGAAGCGCGCGCCGCAGAACGCCTGTCGCGCGCCCAGCTCTTGCCGTCGATTGGCGGCACGCTGCCGGCGTCGGATGCCCGGGCGGTCAACGCGTTCGGCGTTCCCGGCACCAATTTCGGCGCGCAGCCGGGCCTCACCGCCAGCTACGATCTCGACCTGTTCGGCCGTCTGCGCCAGGCGCGCGGCGCGGCGCGGGCGCAATTGCTGGCAAGCGAAGGTGCCAGCGACACGGTGCGGCTCGGCATCGCCAGTAGTGTCGCGAGCGGCTACATCACGCTGCGTGCGCTCGATGCCCGCCTGGCGGTCGCCCGCGACACGCTGGCGGCACGTGGCGAAGGGCTGCGCATCGCCCGCCGTCGCGCGCAGACCGGTTATACTTCCAACCTCGAACTGCATCAGGCGGAAGGCGAATATCACGCCACCGAGCAGCTCGTGCCGCAAACCCTGCTGGCCATTGCACGGCAGGAAAACGCGCTCAGCCTGTTGCTCGGGGATGCGCCGGCGGCGAGCGCCCGCGGCGTCGCGCTCGATCGGTTCGCCACGCCGGCGATTCCCGACGGCCTTCCCGCCGACCTGCTGCGCCGCCGCCCGGACCTGTTCCAGGCCGAACAGACTTTGGTCGCCGCCGACCGGACACTGGACAGCGCGCGTGCCGCCTTGCTCCCCAATGTCGGGCTCACCGGATCGGCCGGGCTCGTCCTGTCGACCGCTTTGTCCAACCCGGTCGGCGTCTTCTCCTTGGGTGCGAGCGTGCTGTCGCCCATATTCGATGGCGGACGGTTGCGCAGCCAGGCCGACATCACCGTCGCCCGGCGCGACCAGGCCGCCTTTGCCTATCGCCGCGCCGCGCTCGTCGCCTTCCGCGAGGTGGACGACAGTCTCGCCGGGGCGCGTCGCTTGGGCGAACAGGCGGTGGCGATCACCGCGCAGCGCGATGCGCTCGCCGCTGCGCTACGCAATGCCGCCAACCGCTACCGCGCCGGCTATTCCTCCTATCTCGACCAGCTCGACACACAGCGCGGCTTGCTGACGGCCGAGCTGGCACTGGTTCAGGCGCGGGCCGATCGGCTGACGGCTTATGTCGCGCTGTACCAGGCGTTCGGGGGTGGCTGGTCGGAAGGTGATATTGCGGCGGTGCGCCGGTAG
- a CDS encoding Cof-type HAD-IIB family hydrolase: MSDGTAGAIKLVVSDVDGTLVDKRKQLAPSTLEAVARLTAAGVAFTIISARPRSGMMPIAETLAIDAPMGAFNGGTVFRRDGSILCQHRVDRDVVEQIMALAEGVAVDVWLFADDLWYASTDQGAHVGSERLASNQAPVITTDFTPLYDRADKITFVSDDAALLIDLAQRAAPLSSRATIMQSQAYYLDITAPAANKGDGITALADAMGVSLSAIAAIGDQANDVPMFARAGLSIAMGQGPAAVREQADLVTGGNDADGVAQAIDGMILAR; encoded by the coding sequence GTGAGCGACGGCACGGCAGGCGCGATCAAGCTGGTGGTTTCCGATGTCGACGGCACGCTGGTCGACAAGCGCAAGCAGCTCGCGCCATCGACGCTGGAGGCGGTCGCACGGCTGACCGCAGCAGGCGTCGCGTTCACGATCATCAGCGCGCGGCCGCGATCGGGCATGATGCCGATCGCCGAGACGCTGGCGATCGACGCGCCGATGGGCGCGTTCAACGGCGGCACGGTGTTCCGCCGCGACGGCAGCATCTTGTGCCAGCACCGCGTCGACCGCGACGTGGTCGAGCAGATCATGGCCTTGGCCGAGGGCGTGGCCGTGGATGTCTGGCTGTTCGCCGACGATCTCTGGTATGCCAGCACCGATCAGGGCGCGCATGTCGGCAGCGAGCGGCTGGCGTCGAACCAGGCGCCGGTCATCACCACCGATTTTACCCCGCTCTACGATCGCGCCGACAAGATCACTTTCGTCAGCGACGATGCCGCCTTGCTGATCGATCTCGCGCAGCGCGCCGCGCCCTTGTCGAGCCGCGCGACGATCATGCAGTCCCAGGCCTATTACCTGGATATCACCGCACCTGCCGCCAACAAGGGCGACGGTATCACCGCGCTGGCCGACGCGATGGGCGTGTCCCTGTCCGCCATTGCGGCGATCGGCGATCAGGCCAACGACGTACCGATGTTCGCACGCGCCGGCCTGTCGATCGCGATGGGGCAGGGCCCTGCGGCGGTACGGGAGCAAGCCGATCTGGTGACCGGCGGGAACGATGCCGACGGCGTCGCGCAAGCGATTGACGGGATGATCCTGGCAAGGTGA